The Chryseobacterium sp. 52 genome includes a region encoding these proteins:
- a CDS encoding iron-containing alcohol dehydrogenase produces the protein MSKLFIAGEVFHGAGSLDELKNIKGKKAVIVTGGNSMRKSGTLDRAIAFLTEAGIETLVFDGVEEDPSSATSLKGAEVMRNFEPDWIIGLGGCSAIDAAKIMWVFYEYPDTDFDSLIKPFSVPVLRNKARFIAIPSTSGTGTETTGLAVITDREKGVKYPIVSYELTPDIAIVDGEICASMPAHITSNTGLDALTHCVEAYVSNIENNFADALAKGGLEIVFNNLKEAVNNPTNITARQNMHDASFMAGLAFNNAWLGIVHSLSHQVGALYGVPHGASNAIFLPNVIRFNAQATDRFPDLAKIIGKETAEDLAQAIETLRSEVNNNSSLKEFGISKEDWDKNLDYIANNALIDPCTGFNPRVPTLDELKTIYNACYEGLVYTEEAVTA, from the coding sequence ATGAGTAAATTATTTATTGCAGGAGAAGTTTTTCATGGTGCAGGAAGTCTTGACGAATTAAAAAATATCAAAGGAAAAAAAGCAGTTATTGTTACGGGAGGAAACTCCATGAGAAAAAGCGGAACTCTGGACAGAGCGATTGCCTTCCTTACTGAAGCAGGAATTGAAACTCTGGTTTTTGATGGTGTGGAAGAAGACCCGTCATCTGCAACAAGCCTTAAAGGTGCGGAAGTAATGAGAAATTTTGAACCGGACTGGATTATTGGCTTAGGAGGCTGCTCTGCAATTGATGCTGCAAAGATCATGTGGGTATTTTACGAATATCCGGATACGGACTTTGATTCATTAATTAAGCCTTTCTCTGTGCCGGTATTGAGAAATAAAGCCAGATTTATTGCTATTCCATCTACCAGCGGAACGGGAACTGAAACAACAGGATTAGCTGTGATTACAGACCGTGAAAAGGGAGTAAAATACCCGATTGTTTCTTATGAACTGACTCCGGATATCGCTATCGTTGATGGTGAAATATGTGCTTCAATGCCTGCTCATATTACCTCCAATACAGGTTTAGATGCTTTAACGCATTGTGTGGAAGCTTACGTTTCCAATATTGAAAATAATTTTGCGGATGCGTTGGCTAAAGGTGGTCTGGAAATCGTTTTTAACAACCTGAAAGAAGCGGTAAACAACCCTACTAATATTACAGCCCGTCAGAATATGCATGATGCTTCTTTTATGGCTGGTTTAGCGTTTAATAATGCCTGGTTGGGAATTGTTCATTCTCTTTCTCATCAGGTGGGAGCGCTTTACGGGGTTCCGCATGGTGCTTCCAATGCTATTTTCCTTCCTAATGTCATCCGTTTCAATGCACAGGCTACTGACCGTTTTCCTGATTTAGCTAAAATAATAGGTAAAGAAACTGCGGAAGACCTTGCTCAAGCCATTGAAACGCTGCGTTCTGAAGTAAACAATAATTCTTCTCTTAAAGAGTTTGGAATTTCTAAAGAAGACTGGGATAAAAACTTAGATTATATTGCCAACAATGCATTAATTGATCCTTGTACAGGATTTAATCCAAGGGTTCCCACATTAGATGAATTGAAAACCATTTACAATGCCTGCTATGAAGGCCTTGTCTATACCGAAGAAGCTGTTACCGCTTAG
- the bglX gene encoding beta-glucosidase BglX — MKKLIVLAALALAPVFSAQEMVTKPVQSYQTAQYQAKRKAFVENLLSKMTLDEKIGQLNLPTSGDFTTGQAQSSDIGKKVEQGLVGGLFNIKGAEKIKAVQKVAIEKSRLKIPLIFGMDVIHGYETTFPIPLGLAASWDMNLVQQSARVAAKEAASDGINWTFSPMVDISREPRWGRVSEGSGEDPYLGSEISKNMVYGYQGKDLSVSNTILACVKHFALYGAGEAGRDYNTVDMSHVRMFNEYFPPYKAAVDAGVASVMASFNEVDGVPATGNKWLQTDVLRKMWNFKGFVVTDYTGINEMIEHGMGDLQQVSALALKAGVDMDMVGEGFLTTLKKSLDEGKVTQAEIDMAARRILEAKYDLGLFDDPYRYGDAKLAAKEVYNMENRNIARSAAAQSMVLLKNENQVLPLKKSGTVAVIGPLVNNSMNMAGTWSVATKHAASVSLMQGLQANYGKEVKFLSAKGANIDYDAKLEEIYAAHGKKTDRDNRSKEELLKEAVEVASKADVIVLAIGESAEMSGESSSRTEITIPQSQVDLLNELKKTGKPIAMVLYTGRPLALTNVKDTPDAIVNAWFAGSEAGNAISDILFGKVNPSGKLPMTFPRSLGQVPIYYNAKNTGRPLSQDKVDKCVYERFRSNYMDECNTPLYPFGYGLSYSKFSYSDLSVSNSNPKGNQTVQAAVTVTNSGNYDGAEVVQLYIRDRVGSITRPVKELKGFQKVFLKKGESKKVTFDITPESLKFYNGELKFDWESGDFDIMIGTSSEDVKHSKINWTK; from the coding sequence ATGAAAAAGTTAATTGTACTCGCAGCCTTAGCGCTTGCTCCGGTATTTTCCGCACAGGAAATGGTAACCAAGCCGGTGCAGTCTTATCAGACAGCCCAATATCAGGCCAAAAGAAAAGCTTTCGTAGAAAATCTTTTGTCTAAAATGACTTTAGATGAAAAAATTGGACAGCTCAATTTGCCAACTTCCGGAGATTTTACAACAGGACAGGCTCAAAGTTCGGATATCGGAAAAAAAGTAGAGCAGGGATTAGTTGGAGGATTATTCAATATAAAAGGAGCTGAAAAAATCAAAGCAGTTCAGAAAGTGGCCATAGAAAAAAGCCGCCTGAAAATTCCTTTGATTTTCGGAATGGATGTCATCCACGGTTATGAAACCACTTTCCCGATTCCATTAGGTTTAGCAGCATCTTGGGATATGAATCTTGTGCAACAGTCAGCAAGAGTAGCAGCTAAAGAAGCAGCTTCAGACGGAATCAACTGGACTTTCTCGCCAATGGTTGACATTTCCCGCGAACCGAGATGGGGAAGAGTATCCGAAGGTTCCGGCGAAGATCCATACTTAGGAAGTGAGATTTCTAAAAATATGGTCTACGGATATCAGGGGAAAGATTTGTCAGTAAGCAACACCATTTTAGCCTGTGTAAAGCATTTTGCATTATATGGAGCAGGTGAGGCAGGACGTGATTATAATACCGTTGACATGAGCCACGTGAGAATGTTCAACGAATATTTTCCACCATACAAAGCAGCAGTAGATGCCGGAGTAGCTTCTGTTATGGCTTCTTTCAATGAGGTGGACGGTGTTCCGGCAACAGGAAACAAATGGCTTCAGACCGATGTTTTGAGAAAAATGTGGAACTTCAAAGGTTTCGTGGTAACCGATTATACAGGAATCAACGAAATGATAGAACACGGAATGGGTGATCTTCAGCAGGTGTCCGCCTTAGCCTTAAAAGCCGGAGTAGATATGGATATGGTGGGAGAAGGATTCCTGACGACTCTGAAAAAATCTCTGGATGAAGGAAAAGTAACGCAAGCCGAAATCGATATGGCGGCAAGAAGAATTCTTGAAGCAAAATATGACCTTGGATTATTCGATGATCCTTACCGTTATGGCGATGCAAAACTGGCTGCCAAAGAGGTCTATAATATGGAAAACCGTAATATCGCAAGAAGTGCGGCTGCACAATCTATGGTTTTACTGAAAAACGAGAATCAGGTATTACCGCTGAAGAAATCCGGTACAGTAGCTGTAATTGGGCCGTTGGTTAATAATTCTATGAATATGGCCGGAACATGGAGTGTTGCTACAAAACATGCAGCTTCTGTTTCATTAATGCAGGGGCTTCAGGCTAATTACGGAAAAGAGGTGAAATTCCTTTCCGCAAAAGGAGCTAACATTGATTATGATGCTAAATTAGAAGAAATCTATGCAGCACACGGCAAAAAAACAGACAGAGATAACCGTTCCAAAGAAGAATTATTAAAAGAAGCGGTTGAGGTAGCCAGCAAAGCAGACGTTATTGTTTTGGCAATTGGTGAATCTGCAGAAATGAGCGGTGAATCTTCTTCAAGAACAGAGATCACTATTCCTCAGTCTCAGGTGGATTTATTGAACGAATTGAAAAAGACAGGAAAGCCTATTGCTATGGTTCTTTACACAGGACGTCCGCTGGCTTTAACCAATGTAAAAGATACTCCTGATGCCATTGTTAATGCATGGTTTGCCGGTTCAGAAGCTGGAAATGCAATATCAGACATTTTATTTGGAAAAGTAAATCCTTCTGGAAAACTTCCGATGACCTTCCCGAGAAGCTTAGGACAGGTTCCTATCTATTACAATGCTAAAAATACAGGCCGCCCGCTGAGCCAGGATAAAGTTGATAAATGTGTCTACGAAAGATTCCGTTCCAATTATATGGATGAGTGTAACACGCCATTGTATCCGTTTGGATATGGTTTGAGTTATTCTAAATTCAGCTATTCTGATTTATCCGTTTCAAATTCAAATCCAAAAGGAAACCAGACTGTTCAGGCTGCGGTAACCGTGACGAACTCCGGAAACTATGATGGTGCTGAAGTGGTACAGCTTTACATTAGAGATAGGGTTGGCAGTATTACCAGACCGGTAAAAGAACTGAAAGGTTTCCAGAAAGTATTCCTGAAAAAAGGAGAGTCTAAAAAAGTAACCTTCGATATTACTCCAGAAAGCTTGAAATTCTACAATGGAGAATTGAAATTTGACTGGGAATCAGGAGATTTTGATATCATGATCGGAACCAGTTCTGAGGATGTGAAACATTCAAAAATCAACTGGACCAAATAA
- a CDS encoding AraC family transcriptional regulator, producing MGGLKKLEIKKNIQKGEDKNLSFRVFDLTAENLKEYLKPHKKDHFCIIVMENGTLQVHIEEKIHFLKVGKISVIFPEQVHFISNISENLKGKIILFEEILFCSDILKNELSTYNVNLSTQLNCTILSPEDFEQGLHTIKIIKEIYQKPSLIKKEQARFHIKIFLLGLIESVHGLHPIIYKETADKPIYVRFKKLLNQHYKQERTVQYYAGKLAITSKKLNSITKKHCGETAIQAIHNRILMEIKRQLMFSDLSHKEIAFDLGFNSPSALNKFVKAKLKETPTELQQELAQMYNA from the coding sequence ATGGGTGGTTTGAAGAAACTGGAGATCAAAAAGAATATTCAGAAGGGGGAAGATAAAAATCTGTCTTTCCGGGTTTTTGATTTGACGGCAGAAAATCTGAAGGAATACCTAAAACCGCATAAGAAAGACCATTTCTGCATTATTGTTATGGAAAACGGAACGCTTCAGGTTCATATTGAAGAAAAAATACATTTCCTTAAAGTCGGAAAAATTTCTGTTATATTTCCGGAACAGGTTCATTTTATTTCTAATATCAGCGAAAACCTGAAGGGTAAGATTATTCTGTTTGAAGAGATATTATTCTGCTCTGACATTCTGAAAAACGAACTGAGCACGTACAATGTCAATCTTTCCACACAGCTGAACTGTACGATTCTTTCTCCGGAAGATTTTGAGCAGGGTTTACACACGATTAAAATCATCAAGGAAATTTATCAGAAACCCAGTCTTATCAAAAAGGAACAGGCGAGATTCCATATTAAGATTTTTCTGTTGGGACTGATAGAATCTGTTCATGGGCTGCATCCTATTATCTATAAAGAAACGGCTGACAAACCCATATATGTCCGTTTTAAAAAGCTGCTGAATCAGCATTACAAACAGGAGCGAACGGTTCAGTACTATGCGGGGAAATTGGCGATTACTTCAAAAAAATTAAATTCCATTACTAAAAAGCATTGTGGTGAAACGGCTATTCAGGCTATCCACAACCGTATTTTAATGGAAATCAAGCGTCAGCTTATGTTTTCTGACCTTTCCCACAAAGAGATTGCTTTCGATCTTGGGTTCAATTCCCCTTCTGCTCTCAACAAATTTGTAAAGGCAAAACTGAAGGAAACGCCAACGGAGCTTCAGCAGGAACTGGCGCAAATGTATAACGCATAG
- a CDS encoding bacteriocin-like protein, with product MKNLKKLSKSDLKVISGGWVPPEGGRCPDGTCQYTEHGPCRIYNEDKCY from the coding sequence ATGAAAAATTTAAAAAAATTATCAAAATCTGATTTAAAAGTAATTTCCGGAGGCTGGGTTCCGCCAGAAGGAGGCAGATGTCCTGATGGAACGTGTCAATATACTGAACATGGGCCATGCAGAATTTACAACGAAGATAAATGCTATTAA
- a CDS encoding CocE/NonD family hydrolase: MKYWFILFSFISAVFYTQETQQPLIQDQESPYDIQDNVMIKTRDGAVISAIIVKKKGNITPLPVILQSTIYVRDTGRDLQSLKDAADRGYIGVIAYSRGKRLSPNEIYPYEFEADDTYDVIDWISKQKWCNGKVGMYGGSYNGFTQWAACKKMHPALKTIVPYVANRPGMGLPMENNIFINPNYEWAFYVGNNKYLDNETGNDRQRFRKMMFKWWETGAEYNKMDSIDGTPNKWFQRWILHPSFDDYWQKMAPYKEDFKQINIPVLAFDGYYNDSQNSSLYYLKELEKYSPKTPFYLIIGPYSHFGTQVGGEEIINGYKVDPVSHVDIKKITYEWFDYILKNGKKPSVLKDKINYEVMGANEWRSASSFENMHDGFLKFYLSGQKRNQYYFLNPKQSDKNTYLSQTVNFADRKEMNNDYYPDPIEKDEINTSNGLIFMSDPIQKAMIINGSFLGKLNIAINKKDVDLGVTLFELTPDGKYFHLSYYIGRASYAKDHTKRHLLNPNEKTSIEFTNTHLISKQIQKGSRIVVAVNVNKNPFSQLNYGTGKEVSNESIKDAFEPLLIKWYNDSFIEIPVLN, encoded by the coding sequence ATGAAATACTGGTTTATTCTTTTCTCGTTTATATCAGCCGTATTCTATACGCAGGAGACACAACAGCCCCTTATACAAGATCAAGAAAGTCCTTATGATATTCAGGATAATGTGATGATAAAAACACGGGATGGAGCAGTGATCTCTGCAATTATAGTAAAGAAAAAAGGGAATATAACGCCGCTTCCGGTTATCTTACAGTCTACCATCTATGTTCGTGATACAGGAAGGGATCTTCAAAGTTTAAAAGATGCTGCTGATAGAGGATATATAGGTGTTATAGCCTATAGCAGAGGTAAAAGATTAAGTCCAAATGAAATTTACCCTTATGAATTTGAAGCAGATGATACGTATGATGTGATTGACTGGATCAGTAAACAAAAATGGTGTAATGGAAAGGTGGGTATGTATGGTGGAAGTTATAATGGCTTTACCCAGTGGGCTGCATGTAAAAAAATGCACCCTGCCCTTAAAACAATTGTTCCATATGTGGCTAACAGACCGGGAATGGGGTTGCCTATGGAAAATAATATTTTTATAAACCCAAATTATGAATGGGCATTTTATGTAGGAAATAACAAATATCTGGATAATGAAACGGGTAATGACAGACAGCGTTTTAGAAAAATGATGTTTAAATGGTGGGAAACCGGTGCAGAATATAACAAAATGGACAGTATTGACGGAACACCCAATAAATGGTTTCAGCGCTGGATCTTGCATCCTTCATTTGATGATTATTGGCAAAAAATGGCACCTTATAAAGAAGACTTTAAGCAGATCAATATTCCTGTTCTTGCGTTTGATGGATATTATAATGATTCCCAGAATTCAAGCCTTTATTATCTTAAGGAGCTGGAAAAATATAGCCCGAAAACACCTTTCTATCTGATTATTGGTCCATACAGCCATTTCGGAACTCAGGTTGGAGGAGAAGAAATAATTAACGGTTATAAAGTAGATCCTGTCTCACATGTTGATATCAAGAAAATTACTTACGAATGGTTTGATTATATTTTGAAAAATGGTAAAAAACCTTCTGTTCTCAAAGACAAAATCAATTATGAAGTAATGGGAGCCAATGAATGGCGAAGTGCCTCTTCTTTTGAAAATATGCATGATGGCTTTTTGAAATTTTATCTTTCCGGTCAAAAACGAAATCAATATTATTTTCTAAATCCTAAACAGTCTGATAAGAATACCTATTTGTCCCAGACAGTAAATTTTGCAGACCGTAAGGAAATGAATAATGATTACTATCCGGATCCTATAGAAAAAGACGAAATCAATACAAGTAATGGCTTGATCTTTATGAGTGACCCCATACAAAAAGCGATGATTATAAATGGTTCTTTTTTAGGGAAGCTTAATATTGCTATTAATAAAAAGGATGTAGACTTAGGCGTAACCTTATTTGAATTAACTCCTGATGGTAAATATTTTCATTTGTCATATTATATTGGGCGTGCCAGCTATGCAAAAGATCATACAAAAAGACATTTACTCAATCCCAATGAAAAAACTTCAATAGAATTTACAAATACCCATTTGATAAGCAAACAAATTCAAAAAGGAAGCAGAATTGTGGTGGCTGTCAATGTCAATAAAAATCCATTTTCTCAGCTCAATTACGGAACAGGGAAAGAAGTGAGTAATGAGAGCATAAAAGATGCCTTTGAACCCTTGTTAATTAAATGGTATAATGACAGTTTTATAGAAATTCCGGTTTTAAATTAA